GCTTCGAATGCAAACGGTTTTCTCTCTAAAGAGACTGCGGAAGACCGTCAAAgtggagaaggggagaccCACCCGAATGCCCGTCGCCAGCCTAGCAACATTTCACAGCttggcgacgaagaggagcagAGCCTCGCAAAACTGTCTGACCAGTATGACCAGACCGAAACACGTCGAATGGCCTCACAAAGCAGCAAAAGCGACGAACGACCTGCTGTGCAGTTGCTTCCGGAACGAATGGACATCCTCTCAGGCAGCGAGGACAGAAGAAAGtcgtttgcctcttcctccactcCACGGGGGGCCGAGGAAGAATGGGCGTCAAAGCCGAGCAACAGCTTCACGCGACTCATGGCCGCAACAACCCCGGACAAGGATTTCGAGTGCATGGGAAGCATGATTAGCGGGAAAGAAGGGCGGATCTGTGGAGTGAAGGACACCGCAGAAACGGCGGCGTTCCGGAACAATGTGTATATCCCGTACAGGAAGGGCTTTGGTAGCGATGCCGTTGAGTTTGAGAAGATTATTACGTGGTTCAACTTGATCTGGGATAGCTGGCGATTCCTACTTTTGCGGGCAGTTATGGTCAAGACCTCGAACGTGGTCATTTTCTTCATTATGATTTTCAAGGATTTCATCTACTCAATGTGGCACTTTTGCGTTCGATACAACGAGTCGTGCatgctcttctttctcgaaCTCCGATCCGTCGACACTCCGAAAAACCGGAGAATCTTATCCATCCTTCACTGGTTTCAAGTCCTCGTCGTCCGCCCCTTTCTCGCACCAAAATCTCTGACGCGCGTCGTCTGGAGATCGCAACTGCTCTTTGGTCTGAACAAGCAACGCGCGGAGAGTCGCATGCGGAGTGCGGCGTGCCGCGCGCACAGCCGAGTCAGAGAGATCGGCATACGCACACTGAGCAACATCCACGATAAAGAACCCTGGGATGCGCCAAACAACGGGACGCCAGCGAAAGCCCTTCGGGGGTTCGGAATACTCCTCGGCAAGTTCTGGAAGGACTTGGGGCACGACATCGCTGCGCATTtccgagaggaagcgaaaggcaTTCTTCAGTACCTCTCGAACCGCGCCCACAACTCGCGCTACGTCCGCCCGTTCCGCAAGAGGGCTTCGTCGATCAAAAGCACTCAAGAGGCCGAAGAGTGCGATGTCGAATACCACTATGCCACAGAGCTTGTCATCATCCGAAACGTGCCCATAACAGTCACGAAACGCTCCAAGAGGAGTTCCAGCCTGTTCAGTCGGTCTCACCACGGGTCGGAATCTGGAACCGAGTCGGTGCTTTCCGCTTCCGACTCGCAACTCGCAGGCcccgggaaaaagaaacgcagGTCCAGTGCTCTTTCCCTCAGTGATATTTTCCGCAGCCGCCAGGATTCGGCCTTCCGCACGATGCATGCGGCTTGGCTCTCTCAAGTTGTCGAGGAAGTGCAGTCTCTCATCTACAATCGAACCTGGCCTCGGCTGCTGCAGAAATTCatgtcttcgctctccctcgtcgtcAGTGACATTATCGCTGAAAACACAAAGATCGGCCTTCTACCTGCTTATCAAACGGTAAGTGTCGAAGGGATGCTCCAGCAGGCTGTGCATAACCTCGAACCCTGCCACAACAGGAAATCCCTCCCACAAGCACGCAGCCTGACTCCAGGCAGTGAACAGACTTGACGAAAGTTGCTTTCGGATCACGAATGGCGGATGTGTAACCTCGCCACGGTTCCCCACTTTAAGATTCCCCTGTCCCCGCTCAAATGCGGAGGATAGCGCCTCAGCAACAAACAGGTATTCATCCGCGTGCATCTATCGTGTAGTTTCGACAGGCACTTGGTGTTCACTTGGACCGATTTATCAAGACACCACGCAGCCGAGAAAAGGTCCACCAAATGCCTGTAACACAGCTGAGAACACGTCTCGGTCGACGAACAGTACAGCTGCGCGGCGTGCGTGCGTCCCGCGAAGAAAGCAGCCTTGCCAAGGCCTTCCCATTGGACATaaagcacagagacagagttgaagaaagcggagggaGACCGTACAACTAGGCGGAGATCTACACGGCCTTGCTCTCCAAGTTCCTTCCCCTTTTACCTTCACTCCTCCCATCCCTTGGTGCAAACAATGATGCGTGCGCCGGTGTGCTTTGTCCGTGTCTTGCAGTTCGGGCTGTTTCGTACCTACGCCGGCCGGCTTCGTCTGTTCATTATGTTTTCCTTCGATGTTGTTGAAGTGTGTACGGTGTACAAGGTCCAAACGATCAGCCGCTTCTACAAGAGCCTAAAAGATGGGTTCAACAACCACCACGATGGCCCTCTCGTCATGCTGTGCACCATTAACTGCGCGGGGATTCTGCTATACTTTGGTCTCCTTCGTTATGTTCGATTTGCCGACATCAATGGAGACAAGCTCATTCTCCCGGATAACTGCCAGCACGAAATGCTCAACCAGTTAAACCTTTCAAAGTAGCCGCGCTGTCGCACGGGGGCCGAAGCCTTTCCTGTTCACGCCGCGCGAGGCTCGTACATACCACGCTTTTTGTCACGCAAAAGACTTTTCATTCTTCATCATCAGGCTGAAATGCCGATGGTTGACTGTGTCGTGTCACTCCCGGTAAACTGCTCAAAAAACACACCCGCTGCCTACAGTGTGTCAGGAAAGCGCGCGAGCGCGATCTGCGGTCCACTACGAACCCTCGCTTTTCGCGCGGCTCTTGATCGCCCTCTTTTTTAGGCTTCATTTGGACGCCTGGTGCGGAGAAAATCCGTACAAAGACGTTGATGGCGGGCGTCCATTCTAGGCCTCCAAATGTTTCCCGTGGTGGCGCTTCGCAAAGCTTTTCCGAAAGTATGTGCCGATCTGACTGGAGCAGCGTCTTCCCGGTATAAAGTCGAATGTAAACAGACTGGGGTCAGGAACGGACTGGATCCGCCATCGCGTTTGCACGCGCCCAGTTGTTTTACTTCTGTCATTTTTAATGGTGAGCCTACGACGTTTTCGGGGTTGGACAAGATTTTGAGAAAGCTACCCCGGGAAAAACCAGGCACCAGCGTGCTGTCACACCTCCGCAGCGCGTTCGAAAACGTTCGTATTGACAAACTTTGCTTCGACGACAGGAGCACAAAAGGCTACTTCTCAAGCATGAAAACAGATGAGCTGTTTCAATGACGCTACTCTAAAGACACTTCCCTTTGTTCTCTCGCACCTCTTCTGTAACGGCGACACCGTGTTTcacggagaaaaaacactcACGGCATCCACGAGGTGGATCATGGCGGTGACCGCTCTTAACCCGCCGACGTAAACGTGCTGCGGAAGGAACAAGTTTTTCACTACCCTGTGCTCTGTGAAACGTTGCCTGCGGCAGCGTGATCGGCGCCTTGCATTTTCTGCCATCACGTTCGACACACAGACTGCTCAGCTCTGGAGATCCCTGTTTTTTTACAAACGTTAACTCATTTTCCTTCCAGAGGCACGTACAAACGGTACGCAAGAACTGAGCGCCACGTCGACCCTTCTTCTGTGTACTCTTGTCCAACGGATCCAAACGAACAAGACGCAGCGGGAGAGCCCTCCCCCTGAGGCACctttgttttcctttcttaAAGGGCCAGAACCGcggggaaaacagacaccgTTGTTGACACACTGGGGACGACTGAAAGGCCAGGCCTGGCCACGACCTTTTTCTGGTACACGACAAAACGCGAATTGGTCTATCGAAGCCGAGgcctctcgtgtttcctgtccctcctcacttctttttctttccgcctccCTTCTTTGGCCCCACATTTTTCGCCGACTTGACGCCACTCGACTTGACCGCGCCAACGAGTTTGAGGCGGTCCTCCCGCTCCTTCTCGATCAACCGCGAACGGTCTTCGATGCACTCTTCTCGCCACCGTTCCCATACCACATGGACGACGGTTCGCATGTCCCATCCCGGGACACTTCCCCGCACAATTAAAAGGTTTTGCTTCGGATTAAACCCTAAAACGCGCAAGTTGCGCACCGTCGCGTACTTTGCCTTGTCGCGCCCTGCCATTCTGGTCCCCGGCAAAACGCGTCCGGGGTCCGTGCCGGCTCCGACCGACCCTGGTCCCCGATGGTGAGTCGAGCCGTGGGTCATGGGCCCTCTGAAGAAAAAGCCAGGAGAGCCAccaaaacacagagaaaaaaacgagagacgatccacaaaaaaggcaacaaacagagaaaaaaacccgGTCAGACATAAAGGACACTGAAAAAACACATCGGGAGCAGTAGAGGGGAAGAATGAAATACCGGGCGGAAAGCGgacgaagaacaagagaccAGGAATCTCACGCATACATACCTATTACGCATGCTACATAGCGTTTTACCAGGTACTACCCAAGTAGGAAAACAATACAAGTCCACCATACGGATAGATGATAATCAACTACaggcatatacatatacatacgtcgagctctgtatatatatacacacatatatatatatatatataggttgATGGTTCCTCCTTATATCTGCAGTGCTCTTTGTAGTTTTTGTTTCTGACTTTTGATAGGATGTTCCTAGAAACGTGGAGTCGTGTTCCCCTCTTGGCGTGTTTCTCCGGTTTCTTTCGGACTGCATCTTCTCTTTGCCTATTACCTGTGGAATCCGTGTCGGGAGACGATGCCTTGGAaccctttcgccttctttaGTGCTCGTACGTGAACGTGCTTCGCCCCCATAAGGGACGAAACGTCCAAAACCTGACCGAGAACGAATTCGTTGGGAGGGCGCACAGTGAGGGTTGCCGTCTCGAAGCCCGTAGCTCCGACCCGCTGCAGCTTGCCGAGAACAGGCCTCTTCACAAACAGGCGTCGGCGCTTAGGAGCGTCTGCAAAGAGAAACCCACCGCGAATACGAACGGATGCGGAAAGCGCATAAGcaaaggaaaaagcggagaacAAAGGGGCACCGAGAACGAGCGGGAGCGGAATGAGAGTGTGgtcaaagaagagaaaacgacggggTGAGGGAGGCCGTGGAGGAGtcagagaagacaaggagacagcaggcgagAATAgcacgagggagaggaaaagagaacaagacggaggaaaagaagggtTTGAAGGATTCCTAGCAAACCAGGtggggaaacggaggaagtAGGACAATTTTGTAGacgggaaagacagagaagcctGACGGCACATCCACAGCCACCTGAAGAGGCTTGTAGGCGCCgcaagagaacgagagacgagcggTCCATGCATGCTGGCATGCTTGGTCGTCCATTTCCTAAAAAGTTCAGGAATCGAGTCATAAGCCTGACCGAGACATACTTACCGTAGGAGACCACTGCTTTCCCGTATTCGAGGAACTGAACAATCGTCGCTGGAATAACCTGAAGCAGTGTCACCGGTTCGGCTTGGCCATCCGGCGAGAAGCATGCAGTCATGTCGATCTTCCGAGCTAAAAGCTCGACCTGACGAGGCAGCATACCGAAAGGGAGCAAAGCGAGACGAGGCTTCTTGCTATGTGCTCGACGACCAACCGTCATAGCCAGGTCAACGCACGCGACACAGACGGCTGTATCAAATCTCACTGTTCTTGCGGGCCACATCCCATTTCCTGCCAAGACTGCCTGTGTCCACCTGAAGGCTCTGACGCTTTCAGGAGGCCTGTGTTTACCACCTTAAAGTTCGCATTCTTCTaccgttcttcctctggaCCTCCCACCGAATCTAACACAGCCGTTTCGACCTGGAATGAAGACTCAGCTTGAGACCGCTGTGAGTCCGAGTTTGCCGTCCTGAATGCTTGCCTCCCCATTTTCTGCCATGCTCTCCTTCTGTTGCATGCTCCTCTTGCCtctcgtttcgtctccttttcggcCTTTTTCCGTTTGGCTGGTCGCCTCACCTCTGGTTTCTGGTCTGGCCACCGAATGTCGAAGAGGTAGTCCCTCGGGTCGTCGGGCGCGCGGAGCCCCACATactgaggagagaaagagaatggacgagacagcgcgaaagATCAAGCAGAGTGTCCGCGGCAGACGGGCTGggcagcgaaagagagaaagacggggaCCGGCAAACGTactgaaaaaaacgagaaaagacggcgcagagacaaggGAAACCCCCGCAGGAGTCGAGggacgaaaggaaagagaagaaaggagagacgaaaggagagaagaaatgagagaaggaaggagagaagaaagaggaagaggtaGGGTAGACAGGAGGATGCTGTATGAGGGCCTCGCGCGGTGGAAACAAGGAGGGAAATGACGCAAGGGTGAGAAAAACCACGGTAGAACGGGGACGACAGCGatgagaaaaacgcgaaagaaacCAGGAGGCAGACTTACCTTTTTGATCATTTGGAGGGCAGTCGggtctctcgctcctcgtcgtcgtctcgcTCCAGGGTAGCAGAGGCTTGCGCCATTCTCATCCAGTCCCTCGTCAGCCCGACTGCCGAAGCTACCCATGGAGGGGAGGCAAGATGTCAGAGGACAAGATGTCAGAGGGCCAGACGCACCaggagaaggagcgaaaaaggaagaagaaaacacgagcGGGGCTCTCATGGACAGCGCGTCGTCCACTGTGAGTGGCGTGCGAGAACCACCCTCCCACGAGAGCTGTTGTTTGGGAACTGCGGGCGCGGCgcaagacgaaaaagagcaaagagaggaagaaagcggggaAATCCAAGACTGTCGGGGCccgcaagaagaggagacggaactggaaacgaaagcgaggccaagagaagaagcgacgcgcgaagaaggcagggaTGTCTTGCTCTCCCCCCAGCACTCCTCGCTACGCCCTGAGTGcatctctcctttcgcggAGGCAAGCTCGCCCCACATGGTTTtgcttcctgctctcctgCCGCCGCCACTTCCTTTCTGGAatcctcctttctttccttccctcaaTCCAACACCCAAACGCACGAGGAAACTCCTACAGGCAGGGGGTAGGCTCTCCGCGCctgccgaggagagaaacgacgagagcGGCTTCGACGCGAGAGGTCTgccggagagaggacaactggtggagagagaagaacaagagagagaagaagagcgagaagaaaaaggagagagaggagaagcaaagggagacgaagaggaagatccgagagaaggacgggaagGCGATGGGCACGAAGGGAGAGCAGAAGCGAACAAGGACGGGAGAAAAGCCTGAGGCGGGCGCGGAGATTCGCCAGCTTCGTggcagccgagagaaaggaaaaagaagagaagagacagagaagctgaagacAACCACCGATACGGGGTGTCTGGGGCGACGCCCTGCGCAGCCCCCATCCTTTCCCCAGCTTCGCGAAAACTGAAATTTGAATTAGAACGTCTTCGCAGCCAAGAAAGGAAGGATCCAGAGGCGACAAAAGACGACTAGCGCCCTCATCTCGTCCgagtctcgtctctctctgtctcagaCAGATCATGCAAACACGTAGTCGCCACACGCGCACAGGTGCATGCGACCATCTCGAGTATGATTGCACACTCGCGGTCCTTTATCCGCATCTTCAACAAGCAGATTTCCTGACAGTTTATCTCAACTCGCTcagctcgccgccttcccctcgGGAGTGCAGAAGACGGTCTGCATGCTGACACCGCTGACGCAGCAAAGCGAGGCGGGAGGGAAGACTCCACACAGCGGACACACACGATGGCATCTTCTCTCCTACGTATACTCTTCCCATACAGGCCCCCGAGACGGACATACACAAgtcgacacacacatatatatgcttcGATGTGCAGATTTGGATACTTTTATAGTGATACTCGGTTCTttgcgagggagagagaagacagaaaacagaacgacggagagacgagaaatcACTTTGTTCACGAGTGGACCGAGAAGCGGGAACTTCCCAAATCGTGTCGCGATGAGGTTAGACCGATCACCCCTTCGCCGAGCCTTGAAACTGAACAAGAGACAGCGTTCGGACACAGGACCGTGTCGACAAattcctttgtttctctgcgtgttGTCGTCAAAACTGCGCGGGGAAGAAGCCTTTTCTGTCGATTTTTGCTCTCTTATCTCCGCCTCAGCCTTCACTCCGTGCTCACCGCCAGGGAAGCGGTCaccagaaaagagaaggaaagggtgAAACtcgaacgagaaaaaacgagaagagagaatgcGTTCTGATTCCTCGTCGTAAAGAAGTCGAATTGCCTCGCCGAGATATTTGCTCacgtcgatgcatgcacatgcatcgACAGCACAGGAGACAAGAAGCGAACTTTTCCCCGTCACTCTGAACAACACTCTTGAGAATCTGCGTGAAaatctctcttttcccttttcggggcctcgtcctccgcttttcatgcccctctcttctcctttttctgccgaCACTCTCACGTGGTGGCCTCGGtctgtttcttgtctctcctttgttcCTAAGCGAGaacgtgtctctcttcgccggtGACTCCTGAaagctcttctctctcgcctctctggtcTGATCTATAAGTTGCCGCAAGGTAGAGGacgagactggagagaggtCCGACCGAGTCTTCCTCCTTTACTCCTGGAGACCCGAGCGCTCTACGGCCCAGGAGGACGGGCGTCGCGAGAGTTGAAGATGCTGAAGAGGCCTGCCGACACAACAAGACGCGGTCCTCCTTTCCGCACTTAGGTGCCGTGgggctttctcttctgcctctcctccttctcttctctcccttctctttctcttctctcccttctctttctcttctctcccttctctttctcttctctgtctcttccctttcccttccgtctctctttttctcatccctttctttgtcgttcttctccgcctctgcttaccgttcttctctgcctctgtttaccgttcttctctctattttctttttctctgcttctgtgtCCTGgacgttttcttctcttcggcgACAATGGCGGGTGCGTCCACggccttgcctctctcgcttctctccagagaTGCTCAGCGCCTTCCCCAGTCTCCTTCGTCCCCAACCGCTTCCGACCTCCATTCActttcgtctgcctcctcacGCCTTCCGGAAGGCCCCGAAGGAGCCTCGCAACCCAAGCCGTGGCCGCTCTGTTGCATGCCGCTTTTCCTCACAGAAAATCCTCTCTTCAACGCAGGTTTTGGCCTCGCAGTCCTAGGTACGGGACTTCGTCTCGTCGTCAGAAGGgtccctttccctttctcttccccacTTCTCGCTTGCGCTTCAGGGGATGCGCTGCTCTATCGGATGCCAGTTCTTTTTCTGGGCTCCTTCATCTCGTTCACACTCCTCCCTGTCGCTATGTTTTCCAAAAGAATGATGtgcctcttctgctcctcccctctccgtTGACTCTTTCCGTCTTGGGCCCTGTCCTCCTCTCTGACGCAATGCacatctcttctctctttcagcgtctttttctgtgtcgaggagtttttttttctcccagGGAAGGACATCtgtccctcgtctcccctggcgctcccttctgtctggcttccttcccttctctgtgtcttgcttcccttctctgtgtcttccttcccttctctgtgacttccttcccttccgtttgccttttttcccttctctgtgtcttccttcccttctgtgtgtcttgtttcccttcttttgcGTCGACCTATTCTTCTCTGCTTGATTGGACTCCGGACACTTTCTATGTCGCGCcggcttctcgtctccgttctgGTGCAGGAAccggcgccgcgctcgcgcgtcgcAGCTGGCAAGGCCTCCAGGCTGTTGCTCGGCGGCAGCTTCTCACTTCTCTAGAAATCCCTGTCCGCGATCCTGCCTATCCATGGGTCATGCAGTGGCTGGTCTCCCGGTGAGGCTTCTTTCCGGTACACCCGCGCCGGCACCTGGGAAGTTTTCAGAACTCGGGTCGTCCCTACGCCCCCAACGCAGCAAAAGACCAGTCAACCAGGCAGAAGCTTCAGGATTCCGACTCGTGAAACGCGCACCTGTATATTGGCGGTTTCAGTCTGCTCTCCTGGTGTCTgaccttcttctcttctctcgggcgactgctgcctctccgctgccgcgttctcttctcgtcgttGTCGCCTCCTTTCTTGTCCGAAATGGCTGCTCGTGGAGGAAAGATAGCGGGTTTTTGCGGCTCTTCCCGcacctctttctcctttccttctcttcttccttacttcttctctgctttgctTTCCTCCGTTCGAGAACTTCTGAAACACGCGTGAGgtcgtcgctctccctgcgtctcatcgcttcgtttttccaCCTCTCCAGCGGTCTCCCGGTTTTGTCGCACGACTCCCTGACTCCAAGGCCTGGCCCCCGTAGCGCAACTTTTAAAAATAGAATGATCTTTGAATATGAAGATCGAGATGGCCCGACGGTTCGACCCTGAGCACCTTTACAttttcctgcttcctctttggAGCTCGTTCTTTTCGCTCCCGTTGCATTTACACTccgtcgccgttctcccCATTCGCTtcactctgtctccgtttctctgcgaatcgctcggctgtctccttcaATCCCCGATCCACattttcccgctcttctttttctgtgctgGCTTCTCTGCAGAGGCAGCTTGGCCCACCATCTCGGCATCTCGACCGAGTATTGCAAGGACAACGCCGGAAATGTCCAGGCGGTCTTCAACTACATTCCTAGTCCAGGTGCGTTTGCTTGACGAAACTTTGTCCACACAGAAAACCGAACTCGCTGCCATGTTTGTGTCCTCTTTGAACCTCTCCTGTTTTGTTGTCGTCAATTTGGTTTAACCTCTGCGGTTTTCCTATCCACCTCTATCGGCCTTTTCATCTGGATCGTGATGGACGCACACAtgcgtatatgcatatatctacatgcatgtgtacgcCTTCGCCGGTACGAGTTAAAGTCGTGGAGTATGACTTCCTTTGCGCCGCTATCGCTTTGTCGGTTCCGGTTTTTCTTATTTCGTCAACCCATTGTGCAGCACGTGGCTTGTAGGTCGTGGCATGATGCGGAACGCCTCCCTGTTGCGTTGCGTTAAGCAGTCCAGGGGGGTTGTGGTGTAGGCGAGCCGGGGCCtcgcgccgtcctcgcgtctcctgttaGACTCTGTAGCTGCCAATCTGTCACGACAAGAAGCGGTTTTGGCCTTTCTGTCTTGAATTGGAGTGGACCGTCCCCGAGAGAGTCGCGCCGTTCTAAAGTGTATCCGTTCGTTCCCGTCTTCCACGTGCTTGGCCCGCTCtgctggtgtctctctttcctcaggCAGGCACGTGATGCGCTACAAAAACGCCCCGCTGGTCATCGAGAGAACGCGGTCTGGTGAGACCATGGATTTCCAAACGGGCACGCCCTGGGAAACTCTCACTCTGCAAACCTTCGCCTTCCAGCGCCACATCATACAGGAAATCGTGAGTGCGGCGGCCGAGCCTCGGTTTCGCAAATCTCCCGGCCTTCTCAGCTGGTCGAGCCATGCGCGTTTGACGACGTAGGAATTGGCGCCAGGGAGGACTCTGCCACATAAACACAAAtgtctgtctatctatctatgcaGGTAGATATCAGTGTTACGGTGATTTTGGATGTACACACTGTGGGGATGAGCAACGCAGGCGgcgacaggaaggagaggcatTTGTTTTCGAGCGgcttgtgtgtgtctgaATGCATGGAGTCCGAGAGCCTTCGACGCGAGGCCGTGTCTGTGTATTcacgcgcatgcgtctctcaTTGCAACACAAGACACAGACATATAGCTCGGCATGAGGCCGGTATTGCTCGCGAGGTTGGCGAGAGGTTGAGGCATCCGAAAAAATGTGCAAGCGAACGGACGTGTACGCAGCGGATCTCCCCTCTCACCGCTGACAAGTCGATATGCATCTGTCTGTGCATACTGACACGGAGCTAAACGTGGACCGATACTTTCAGATGTGGAAACCTTGACGAGGGCGCAGATAGATGGAGACGCTCCGTGCTGACCTTCGTTTGGGCTTGTGGACGCGTGCGGCGGTCATGGGACTTGATCGCGTCAtaggtgtctgtacagcggCTCGCGCGCTTTGCTAAATGTGTCTCGTGGAAGAGCCTTCCACCAGACCCCCTCTTGCGCCGTTTTTGCCGCTGTTTCCTCGCAgctggaagaggcgcgccggAATGCCctcgcgaaggaagaggggaagacggtGATTTTCCGAAGGTAGGAcggagagcaggagagaaacagtgGCGGGACACCCTCTTCTGCGCAatgcgcagagagacgccaaaAAGCCCAGCGTGGGGCGGGGCGCTGAGACGCGCGTTTccggagagggcgaaggcggggacTGCGAAGTTAGAGAAGACGTTCCTTGGGAAGCGCTGAGAGGTGGAGGTGTTCAGTGGATTTACTCGGCAAGCTTGCCGATTGGCTGGGAGCCCTGCTTTTCCTTGGACACGGAGGCGGCCAAGAGTCCAAGCGGCGGAAACACTAAAGACTCGTCCCTTGCACTTCTACTTTGAGCCTGTTTCGGTTTCTTGGCTatcctctcgcctgcgcttcgTAGCGTCGCGTCCGAGTGGCGAAAATATGGCGAACCAAAGACAGTCCGTCCTTTCGATTCCGTCGTGTTGGCGGGTAGGGCTCCACGCAATCCATTAGACGCTTCAAAGGAAAACAACGGAATCAACAACTGCCATAGTACACTCATTCATACGTACATCACgcacatctatacatatatatacatacatgtatatatagatgtatattATACATGACATGGAGCTATGCATCCGGCTCCTCCGCTGTTTCCGCGTCagtgtgtatatataaaaAGTATTAGGTTGGAGGATCGGGATAGCATTTGCATATGTATCCATGCACGCGCATTCGCGTGTTGCTCCATATCGACCTGGCTGTACTCTCGATGTGCGTATCTACTTTCAAGGGGTCTAAGAGAGACAGGATATTCATGTATAACTTtacgtacacacacatatatatatatatatatatatatatatatatatatatatactatatACATACGACTAGGTTTGCGGACGTCCGGCCCGAGAAGTGGGTCGTGTtctcgggagagaggaggacacTAAAACCTTCCGAGGTTTGGCTCTTCCGAGACTCCGTCTTTTGCGTCTGGCGGCTTTTCAAAAAGGCCCGCGTTGCCTGTGCATCGGGtctgctgtctttcttctgtgttgTTTCTCCGTTTAGACGGCGTGGCAGAGCAAGTCTATGCGGACGTTCTGAGCTTCTTGAAGTCGTCGCAGTGGTATCTCCAGAGGGGCATTCCTTACCGGCGAGGCTATCTCCTTCATGGTCCCCCAGGGTGTGGCAAAAGCAGCTTCGTCATGGCGCTCGCGGGGAAACTCAAGTACAACATTTGCGTCATGAATGTAGGGGACCCGCTCATGACGGACGACCGTCTTCAGTACCTTCTCGCGTGAGTCACCCCCATTCGTTTCGAAACCAAGGTCAAACAGCCCCAAGTGgctatacacacacacaagcgcatatatatatatatatatatatatatatatatatatataaatatatacatatatatatatatatatatatatatatatgcctgaATGTTTGTTCAGTGGTGTCGATTGCACAACAAATACACCTAAGc
This region of Neospora caninum Liverpool complete genome, chromosome VI genomic DNA includes:
- a CDS encoding putative 50S ribosomal protein L3; this translates as MWGELASAKGEMHSGRSEECWGESKTSLPSSRVASSLGLAFVSSSVSSSCGPRQSWISPLSSSLCSFSSCAAPAVPKQQLSWEGGSRTPLTVDDALSMRAPLVFSSSFFAPSPGASGPLTSCPLTSCLPSMGSFGSRADEGLDENGASLCYPGARRRRGARDPTALQMIKKYVGLRAPDDPRDYLFDIRWPDQKPEVELLARKIDMTACFSPDGQAEPVTLLQVIPATIVQFLEYGKAVVSYDAPKRRRLFVKRPVLGKLQRVGATGFETATLTVRPPNEFVLGQVLDVSSLMGAKHVHVRALKKAKGFQGIVSRHGFHRGPMTHGSTHHRGPGSVGAGTDPGRVLPGTRMAGRDKAKYATVRNLRVLGFNPKQNLLIVRGSVPGWDMRTVVHVVWERWREECIEDRSRLIEKEREDRLKLVGAVKSSGVKSAKNVGPKKGGGKKKK
- a CDS encoding Mitochondrial protein-like, related, which translates into the protein MAGASTALPLSLLSRDAQRLPQSPSSPTASDLHSLSSASSRLPEGPEGASQPKPWPLCCMPLFLTENPLFNAGFGLAVLGTGAALARRSWQGLQAVARRQLLTSLEIPVRDPAYPWVMQWLVSRGSLAHHLGISTEYCKDNAGNVQAVFNYIPSPGRHVMRYKNAPLVIERTRSGETMDFQTGTPWETLTLQTFAFQRHIIQEILEEARRNALAKEEGKTVIFRSVASEWRKYGEPKTVRPFDSVVLADGVAEQVYADVLSFLKSSQWYLQRGIPYRRGYLLHGPPGCGKSSFVMALAGKLKYNICVMNVGDPLMTDDRLQYLLATVPPQSILLLEDIDGAIQRSESALGGNSAEDRKGANPYGMRGVTFSGLLNALDGIVATEERVTIMTTNHPERLPDSLIRPGRVDIKVRVGYATRPQLRRQFLRFFPGEQAAADKFEEILSGIQLSMAELQGFFLFCKDNVDQALAMAESWKKADDEARAAVMREREADKSKARAELENLVVQQNSAHTGGATSGNDQSDLRQKPSAS